A single genomic interval of Sinorhizobium garamanticum harbors:
- a CDS encoding PhoX family protein, with protein MDKHLASTEETEFKTLTERREELEDIGQNCSTNPTMGDIINRRFSRRSFIGGSLAVAAISTTVSPLALLTAGEARAEGASRFDFAEVEAGVDEKHHVADGYDADILLRWGDKVFADSPDFDPKNQTAAAQEKLFGYNNDYVGFIPLEGSPDHGLLVVNHEYTNAELMFPAFASIVKEKVTKDGKEVEEEKVTLGEYTKDLVDIEMAAHGGTIIEIRKVDGKWQPVLDGKYNRRITLNTEMQLSGPAAGHDRVKTPSDPTGKKVFGTVNNCAGGVTAWGTYMMAEENFNGYFGGELAEDHPEFKQLKRLGAPGGQYEWSKFYDRFDVSKEPTEANRFGWIVEVDALDPTSVPKKRTALGRFKHEGCESIVNKDGRVVLYSGDDERYDYVYKFVTKGTYNPNDRSANMDLFDEGTLYVAKFDEDGTVTWMPLVHGEGPLTAENGFASQADVLINTRLASDALGATKMDRPEDIQPNPKTGKVYVMLTNNTKRKAEEINAANPRAKNAFGHIIEITETDGDFASLSSRWDVLLKCGDPSVAEVGASFSTATTKNGWFGMPDNCTIDADGRLWVSTDGNSEKETGRTDGVWAIDTEGGARGTSKLFFRVPVGAEMCGPCFNPTSDTFFLAVQHPGDAGLATYETPATRWPDFKDDMPVRPAVLAVTKQGGGRIG; from the coding sequence ATGGACAAGCATCTTGCCTCAACGGAAGAAACTGAATTCAAGACGCTGACGGAACGCAGGGAGGAACTGGAAGATATCGGCCAGAACTGTTCCACCAACCCGACCATGGGCGACATCATCAATCGCCGTTTCTCGCGCCGCTCCTTCATTGGCGGCTCCCTGGCCGTTGCCGCAATTTCGACGACGGTGAGCCCGCTCGCGCTATTGACGGCCGGTGAAGCGCGTGCCGAGGGCGCCTCGCGTTTCGACTTCGCCGAAGTCGAGGCGGGCGTCGATGAAAAACATCATGTCGCCGACGGCTATGATGCCGATATCCTCCTGCGCTGGGGCGACAAGGTTTTTGCCGACAGCCCGGACTTCGACCCGAAGAACCAGACGGCCGCGGCCCAGGAGAAGCTCTTCGGTTATAACAATGACTATGTCGGCTTCATCCCGCTCGAGGGCAGTCCGGATCATGGTCTGCTGGTCGTCAACCATGAGTACACCAACGCAGAGCTGATGTTCCCGGCCTTCGCTTCGATTGTGAAGGAGAAGGTGACCAAGGACGGCAAGGAAGTCGAAGAGGAAAAGGTTACACTTGGCGAATACACCAAGGACCTCGTCGACATCGAAATGGCCGCACACGGCGGCACGATCATCGAAATCCGCAAGGTGGACGGCAAGTGGCAGCCGGTGCTCGACGGCAAATACAACCGCCGCATCACGCTCAACACCGAAATGCAGCTTTCCGGGCCGGCCGCGGGCCATGACCGTGTGAAGACCCCGTCCGACCCGACCGGCAAAAAAGTCTTTGGCACGGTCAACAATTGCGCCGGCGGCGTCACCGCCTGGGGCACCTACATGATGGCCGAGGAGAACTTCAACGGCTATTTCGGCGGCGAACTTGCCGAGGACCATCCGGAGTTCAAGCAGTTGAAGCGTCTTGGAGCACCGGGCGGACAATACGAGTGGTCGAAATTCTACGATCGTTTCGACGTGTCGAAGGAGCCGACCGAGGCCAATCGCTTCGGCTGGATCGTCGAAGTGGATGCCCTCGACCCGACCTCGGTTCCGAAGAAGCGCACGGCGCTTGGCCGCTTCAAGCACGAAGGCTGCGAATCCATCGTCAACAAGGACGGGCGCGTCGTGCTCTATAGCGGCGACGACGAGCGCTATGACTATGTCTACAAATTCGTGACCAAGGGCACCTACAATCCGAACGACCGTTCCGCCAACATGGACCTCTTCGACGAAGGCACGCTCTATGTGGCGAAGTTCGATGAGGACGGCACGGTCACCTGGATGCCGCTCGTCCATGGCGAGGGACCGCTGACCGCCGAGAACGGTTTTGCTTCGCAGGCCGACGTTCTGATCAACACCCGGCTTGCTTCCGACGCGCTCGGCGCCACCAAGATGGACCGCCCTGAGGACATCCAGCCCAACCCGAAGACCGGCAAGGTCTACGTCATGCTGACCAACAACACCAAGCGCAAGGCGGAAGAAATCAACGCCGCCAACCCGCGCGCCAAGAATGCCTTCGGCCACATCATCGAAATCACCGAAACCGATGGCGACTTCGCCTCGCTCAGCAGCCGTTGGGACGTGCTTTTGAAATGCGGCGATCCGAGCGTGGCCGAAGTCGGTGCGTCGTTCTCGACGGCAACGACCAAGAACGGCTGGTTCGGCATGCCGGATAACTGCACGATCGACGCAGACGGCAGGCTCTGGGTTTCTACGGACGGCAACAGCGAAAAAGAAACCGGCCGCACCGACGGCGTCTGGGCGATCGACACCGAGGGCGGAGCACGCGGAACCTCCAAGCTGTTCTTCCGCGTTCCGGTCGGCGCCGAGATGTGCGGACCCTGCTTCAACCCGACATCCGACACGTTCTTCCTCGCCGTGCAGCACCCGGGCGACGCCGGCCTCGCCACCTACGAGACGCCGGCAACGCGCTGGCCCGATTTCAAGGACGACATGCCGGTGCGCCCGGCTGTGCTGGCCGTCACCAAGCAGGGCGGCGGCCGGATCGGCTGA
- the recO gene encoding DNA repair protein RecO: MQWSDQAIILGIRRHGESSVIAEVMTAAHGRHLGLVRSGRSRAMQLVLQPGNSVEVTWRARLDEHLGEFRVEPLQLRAARLMEAATSVYGIQALGALLRLLPERDPHPHLYEALAVIVDHLQDPADAGELFVRFELAVLNDLGFGLDLSECAATGARKDLVYVSPKSGRAVSREAGARYAERMLALPDFLSPGGHQAADHDSLAAAFRLTAYFLNRHVYEPRGLDASSVREAFVHAALKALKSSPPSAA; encoded by the coding sequence ATGCAGTGGAGCGACCAAGCCATCATACTGGGCATCCGGCGGCATGGCGAAAGCTCTGTCATAGCGGAAGTCATGACCGCCGCGCACGGACGCCATCTCGGCCTCGTGCGCTCCGGCCGTTCGCGCGCGATGCAGCTGGTACTGCAGCCCGGCAACTCCGTCGAGGTGACCTGGCGGGCGCGGCTGGACGAGCATCTCGGCGAGTTTCGGGTGGAGCCGCTTCAACTGCGCGCCGCAAGGCTGATGGAGGCGGCGACCTCCGTCTATGGCATCCAGGCCCTCGGTGCGCTGTTGCGGCTGCTGCCGGAGCGCGATCCTCACCCGCATCTATACGAGGCGCTTGCCGTCATCGTCGACCATCTTCAGGACCCGGCGGATGCCGGGGAGCTGTTCGTGCGCTTCGAACTCGCCGTCTTGAACGACCTCGGCTTCGGCCTTGATCTGTCGGAATGTGCGGCGACCGGCGCACGGAAGGATCTCGTCTATGTCTCGCCCAAGTCCGGTCGCGCCGTCAGCCGGGAGGCGGGCGCGCGCTATGCCGAACGCATGCTCGCCCTTCCGGATTTCCTGTCTCCCGGTGGACACCAGGCGGCCGACCACGACAGCCTTGCGGCCGCGTTCCGGCTGACCGCTTATTTTCTCAACCGCCATGTTTATGAGCCGCGCGGTCTAGACGCCTCTTCCGTGCGTGAAGCCTTTGTTCACGCGGCGCTGAAGGCGCTGAAATCTTCTCCACCGTCTGCGGCCTGA